From Alteromonas sp. RKMC-009, one genomic window encodes:
- a CDS encoding efflux RND transporter periplasmic adaptor subunit: MLSPGSHRWVKWLLLLVVITVPAYAAWNMFAAPARDTSAFLFSQVGRGTIEKNIIATGQLEPKRYVVVGAQVSGQVERIHVEEGDVVEAGDLLVEIDATVFETQVQNAEFALDVKNANLAQLKAERELALLREKRNNNLFDQDAVSADTAISSRIDVKVLDSKIKASIAQIKADEASLAGDKATLGFAKIYAPISGTVASIAVREGQTLNANQNAPELLQISDLTTMTLRAEVSEADVESIKRGMPVYFSTIGNTRKKYHSVVRQVLPTPTIINDVVLYQVLVDVENTEGTLMDSMTTQVFFVEEKEENTLVVPLAAVKGPPRDKFVMVREHGELVRKPVKTGVSTRTEIQILSGLNEGDEIVTGQASAAAGTKDNNDRGFGGPMGGPPMRGPRG; this comes from the coding sequence GTGTTATCACCAGGATCCCACCGATGGGTAAAATGGCTGCTGTTACTGGTAGTCATTACTGTACCCGCCTACGCTGCATGGAACATGTTCGCAGCACCCGCCCGTGACACCAGCGCATTTTTATTTTCGCAGGTTGGCCGCGGTACCATCGAAAAGAACATCATTGCAACGGGCCAGCTTGAACCCAAACGTTATGTTGTCGTTGGTGCACAGGTGTCCGGTCAGGTTGAGAGAATCCATGTGGAAGAAGGTGATGTGGTGGAAGCCGGCGATTTGCTGGTGGAAATTGATGCAACAGTCTTTGAAACACAGGTACAGAACGCAGAATTTGCGCTGGATGTGAAGAACGCGAACCTTGCCCAGCTTAAAGCTGAGCGGGAACTGGCTTTGCTGCGTGAGAAACGGAACAACAATCTGTTTGATCAGGATGCAGTGAGCGCTGATACCGCTATCAGCAGCCGTATCGACGTTAAAGTACTGGATTCAAAAATTAAAGCCAGTATCGCGCAAATTAAAGCTGACGAAGCATCTCTCGCCGGTGATAAAGCGACACTGGGTTTTGCCAAAATTTATGCCCCTATCAGCGGCACGGTAGCGTCTATTGCTGTGCGTGAAGGACAAACATTAAATGCAAACCAGAACGCACCGGAGCTGCTGCAGATCTCTGACCTTACTACCATGACATTACGGGCAGAAGTCTCAGAAGCGGATGTGGAAAGTATTAAACGTGGTATGCCGGTGTACTTCTCTACTATTGGTAATACCCGTAAGAAATATCACTCTGTAGTACGTCAGGTATTACCAACACCCACAATCATTAACGACGTAGTACTGTATCAGGTGCTGGTGGATGTGGAGAACACCGAAGGTACGCTGATGGATTCTATGACCACCCAGGTTTTCTTTGTTGAAGAGAAGGAAGAAAATACCCTGGTAGTCCCGCTGGCAGCGGTTAAAGGACCTCCCCGTGATAAATTTGTCATGGTCCGTGAGCACGGCGAACTGGTACGAAAGCCGGTAAAGACCGGGGTCAGCACCCGCACTGAAATTCAGATTTTATCCGGTCTGAATGAAGGCGACGAAATTGTTACCGGCCAGGCATCTGCGGCTGCAGGCACTAAAGATAACAACGACCGTGGTTTCGGCGGTCCCATGGGGGGTCCGCCTATGAGGGGGCCACGTGGCTGA
- the trmL gene encoding tRNA (uridine(34)/cytosine(34)/5-carboxymethylaminomethyluridine(34)-2'-O)-methyltransferase TrmL produces the protein MFDIVLYQPEIPPNTGNIIRLCANTGFSLHLIEPLGFDWDDKRVRRAGLDYHEFADVKRHASLDAYLESEQPARIFACTTKGKAFHSDVKYQKGDALIFGPETRGLPDEFIQSLPPEQRVRIPMLPDSRSMNLSNAVSVFVYESWRQTGYEGAR, from the coding sequence ATGTTTGATATCGTTTTATACCAGCCGGAAATTCCGCCCAATACCGGCAACATTATCCGTTTGTGTGCAAACACAGGCTTTTCCCTGCATCTGATAGAGCCTCTGGGCTTCGACTGGGACGATAAGCGTGTCAGACGTGCTGGTCTCGACTACCATGAATTTGCCGACGTAAAGCGCCACGCCAGTCTGGATGCTTATCTCGAAAGTGAACAACCGGCGCGCATTTTTGCCTGTACCACGAAAGGTAAAGCGTTTCACAGTGATGTGAAATACCAGAAAGGTGATGCGTTAATCTTCGGCCCTGAAACCCGTGGTCTGCCCGACGAGTTTATTCAGTCCCTGCCTCCGGAGCAACGTGTACGCATCCCCATGTTGCCAGACAGCCGCAGCATGAATCTGTCCAATGCCGTGTCAGTTTTCGTTTACGAAAGTTGGCGGCAAACGGGATATGAAGGCGCAAGATAA
- a CDS encoding alpha/beta fold hydrolase — protein sequence MVRTISTEHSLIHNSDAIPAFWQQHVTSGVLTARDGVKLAYALCIPAQPAATIVISSGRIEAYLKYQEVMFDLYNQGFAVFTMDHRGQGLSDRMTANPHQGFVRDFADYVSDLHLFITEVVSARQPDGERYLLAHSMGCAIGALTTLAHPSLFQKLVFCSPMFGIRPALPGWIANSLLNMVERRYQKAGQQEGYFIGQKDYSPVTFDANHLTHSELRYRLFRDTYANTPEVQLGGVTVHWLRAAMKAMDFIENNAGDIKQPVLILSAGDDTVVDNRRQRRVAGLMPDAVLHSCEGAYHEILIEADRIREPAMNKILDFLA from the coding sequence ATGGTCCGGACAATCTCCACAGAACACTCATTAATTCATAACAGCGATGCCATTCCTGCATTCTGGCAGCAGCATGTCACCTCAGGTGTGCTGACTGCCAGAGATGGTGTGAAGCTGGCTTATGCGCTTTGTATCCCTGCACAGCCTGCCGCTACCATTGTTATCAGCAGCGGCCGTATTGAAGCGTACCTGAAGTATCAGGAAGTGATGTTTGATCTGTACAATCAGGGCTTTGCTGTTTTCACTATGGATCACCGGGGGCAGGGGCTGTCGGACAGAATGACCGCTAATCCGCATCAGGGCTTCGTCCGGGATTTTGCAGATTATGTCAGTGACCTTCACCTCTTCATTACAGAGGTGGTATCGGCCAGACAACCTGACGGAGAACGTTACCTGCTTGCCCACAGCATGGGGTGTGCGATTGGAGCACTCACGACTCTGGCCCATCCGTCATTGTTTCAGAAACTTGTTTTTTGTTCTCCCATGTTCGGTATACGTCCCGCGTTACCGGGCTGGATTGCCAATTCGTTGCTCAATATGGTGGAGCGCCGGTATCAGAAAGCCGGGCAACAGGAAGGCTATTTTATCGGGCAAAAAGACTACTCGCCGGTTACCTTCGATGCCAATCATCTCACACACAGCGAACTGCGATACCGTTTGTTCCGTGATACTTACGCAAACACGCCAGAGGTCCAGCTTGGCGGTGTAACCGTTCACTGGCTGAGAGCGGCCATGAAAGCCATGGATTTTATTGAGAATAATGCCGGTGATATTAAGCAACCTGTGTTAATTCTCAGTGCCGGCGACGATACGGTGGTGGATAACCGCAGGCAGCGAAGGGTGGCCGGACTCATGCCGGATGCCGTTCTGCATTCCTGCGAGGGGGCGTATCACGAAATTCTCATTGAAGCAGACCGGATCCGTGAACCTGCTATGAACAAGATCCTCGATTTTCTCGCCTGA